One window from the genome of Aeromonas sp. FDAARGOS 1405 encodes:
- the malX gene encoding maltose/glucose-specific PTS transporter subunit IIBC — protein sequence MFPVSLMAFMGLLLGVGSSITSPSTIDNFPFLGGEYTQLVFNLVATVGSFGFTYLPIMFAIGIPMGLTEKNKGVAAYSGFVGYMAMNIGINFYLASTNQLASPENIKLAGQAMVMGVQTLSMGVLGGIVSGIVTYFIHRRFYNLKLHDAFSFFSGLRSVPIITVLIMSLIGLAMPLFWHYVALGITAVGNMIISAGSFGAFLYGVAINLLKPLGLHHIMLAMVRFTPAGGTELVNGETISGALNIFFAQLKAGEPISPAATAFLSQGFMPTFIFGLPAAALAMYMAATPGNRTRIKSLIISGVLVSIVTGISEPIEFLFLFVAPVLYLFHVFMTGAALFVVAMCGVTIGNTDGSALDLLIFGIMQGWQTKWYLIIPIGLIWSAIYFTVFYWYIKKYDIKTPGRDEVDDIQIAKHDPAVILSALGGKENIVSLDNCVTRLRLVVHDMGKLQEKILKQAGALSVVKIDEHSVQVIIGAQVQTVKDNLDALL from the coding sequence ATGTTTCCCGTCTCTCTGATGGCATTCATGGGATTACTGCTGGGGGTGGGATCATCCATTACCAGCCCCTCCACCATAGATAATTTTCCTTTTCTTGGTGGGGAATATACCCAGCTCGTCTTCAATCTGGTGGCAACCGTAGGCAGCTTCGGCTTTACCTATCTGCCCATCATGTTTGCCATCGGTATTCCGATGGGATTGACCGAAAAGAACAAGGGTGTCGCGGCCTATTCCGGTTTCGTCGGCTATATGGCGATGAATATCGGGATCAATTTCTATCTTGCCAGTACCAATCAACTGGCTTCGCCGGAAAATATCAAACTGGCGGGGCAAGCCATGGTGATGGGGGTTCAGACCCTCTCCATGGGGGTGCTGGGTGGCATAGTGTCGGGGATCGTGACCTACTTCATCCATCGCCGTTTCTATAACCTCAAACTGCACGACGCCTTCTCGTTCTTCAGCGGCCTGCGTTCCGTGCCCATTATCACCGTGCTGATCATGTCACTGATAGGTCTCGCCATGCCGCTCTTCTGGCACTATGTGGCGCTCGGTATTACTGCGGTCGGCAACATGATCATCTCTGCCGGCTCTTTTGGTGCCTTCCTCTACGGCGTGGCCATCAACCTGCTCAAACCGCTCGGTTTGCACCACATCATGCTGGCCATGGTGCGCTTTACCCCGGCAGGCGGTACCGAGCTGGTCAATGGCGAAACCATTTCCGGCGCGCTCAATATCTTCTTCGCCCAGTTGAAAGCGGGTGAACCCATCAGCCCGGCAGCAACCGCCTTCCTGTCGCAAGGGTTTATGCCGACCTTTATATTCGGTCTGCCTGCTGCAGCGTTGGCCATGTATATGGCAGCCACGCCCGGCAATCGAACCAGAATCAAGAGCCTGATTATCTCCGGGGTACTGGTCTCTATCGTGACCGGTATTTCCGAGCCCATCGAATTCCTGTTCCTGTTTGTCGCGCCGGTACTCTATCTGTTCCATGTCTTTATGACCGGCGCCGCGCTCTTTGTGGTGGCCATGTGTGGCGTCACCATCGGCAATACCGATGGCAGTGCACTCGACCTGCTTATTTTCGGCATCATGCAGGGCTGGCAAACCAAGTGGTATCTGATAATTCCCATTGGCCTTATCTGGTCTGCCATCTATTTCACCGTCTTCTACTGGTACATCAAGAAATATGACATCAAGACCCCCGGCAGGGATGAGGTCGATGATATCCAGATTGCGAAACACGACCCGGCCGTGATCCTGAGTGCCCTCGGTGGCAAGGAGAATATCGTCAGCCTGGACAACTGCGTCACCCGGCTGAGACTGGTGGTACACGATATGGGCAAGTTGCAGGAGAAGATCCTGAAACAGGCTGGCGCCCTCTCCGTCGTCAAGATCGACGAGCACAGCGTGCAGGTCATCATTGGCGCTCAGGTTCAAACCGTGAAGGATAATCTCGATGCTCTCCTGTAA
- a CDS encoding tagatose bisphosphate family class II aldolase, whose product MYLISSHEMLKDAQRRGYAVPAFNIHNLETVQVVARTAARMRSPVILAGTPGTYRHAGVEYLVSICQAAAHEYRIPLVLHLDHHEDEQDIHNKVEAGIRSAMIDASHFPFEENIEKVRSVVTFCHRMGASVEAELGQLGGQEDDLIVDAAHAKFTDPLKAAEFVRRTGIDSLAVAIGTAHGLYKEEPRLDFARLAAIREQVDIPLVLHGASGVPEADVRRCIELGICKVNVATELKIAFADAMKAFLGSHPDASDPRQYLVPAMAAMEEVVEAKIRMCMSNNKI is encoded by the coding sequence ATGTATCTGATCTCTTCCCATGAAATGCTCAAAGATGCCCAGCGCCGCGGCTACGCCGTACCGGCTTTCAACATCCACAACCTGGAAACCGTGCAGGTAGTGGCTCGCACCGCCGCTCGCATGCGATCTCCGGTGATTTTGGCTGGCACCCCGGGTACCTATCGCCATGCCGGGGTCGAGTATCTGGTCTCCATCTGTCAGGCCGCCGCCCATGAGTACCGCATCCCGCTGGTGCTGCATCTGGATCACCACGAAGACGAGCAGGACATCCACAACAAGGTCGAAGCGGGCATTCGCTCGGCCATGATCGATGCCTCGCACTTTCCGTTTGAAGAGAACATCGAGAAAGTGCGCAGCGTGGTCACCTTCTGCCACCGCATGGGGGCCAGCGTCGAAGCGGAGCTGGGCCAGCTGGGCGGTCAGGAGGATGACCTTATCGTCGATGCCGCCCATGCCAAATTTACCGACCCGCTCAAGGCGGCCGAGTTTGTCCGTCGCACCGGTATCGACTCGTTGGCGGTGGCCATCGGCACCGCCCACGGCCTCTACAAGGAAGAACCCCGTTTGGACTTTGCCCGCCTCGCCGCCATTCGCGAGCAGGTGGATATTCCGCTGGTACTGCACGGCGCCTCCGGCGTACCGGAAGCCGATGTGCGCCGTTGTATCGAACTCGGAATTTGTAAGGTCAACGTAGCGACCGAGCTGAAGATCGCCTTCGCCGATGCGATGAAAGCCTTCCTTGGCTCTCATCCGGATGCCAGCGACCCGCGCCAGTATCTGGTGCCCGCCATGGCCGCCATGGAGGAAGTCGTCGAGGCGAAAATCCGTATGTGCATGAGCAATAACAAGATTTGA
- the nagA gene encoding N-acetylglucosamine-6-phosphate deacetylase, whose protein sequence is MASRIRARRLLTEQGWLEHQELTHEGGIITAIAPITDGDPARDVELLVPALIDGHVHGGAGVDVMDSDGNALATLSMAKAAEGVGAFLATTVTAPLPEIEQALARIADSVARGMPGAELLGCYLEGPYFTPDNKGAHDQALFRELNIAELTHLQQLARGTLKVVALAPEKPNAIAAIHHLVANGVRVMLGHSAADHDTTMAALAAGASGLVHCFNGMRGLHHREPGMVGAGLVQPSAWLELIADGHHLHPSVLKLCHCCAGQRLLLVTDAMRAAGMPDGHYLLGNYRVEMKNGVVRTDTGGLAGSTLTLLGAVRNMVQLADVPLDEAIAMSSLAPAKMLGIADRLGSLAVGKQANLLALTTELNQQHIWVAGREIDPAHFDPLFSGSRVNQDAQESLCI, encoded by the coding sequence ATGGCCTCACGGATCCGTGCCCGTCGCCTGCTGACCGAACAGGGTTGGCTGGAACATCAGGAGCTGACCCATGAAGGGGGCATCATCACCGCCATCGCTCCCATCACGGATGGCGATCCGGCACGGGATGTCGAGCTGCTGGTGCCTGCGCTGATCGACGGTCATGTCCACGGCGGTGCCGGTGTCGATGTCATGGATAGCGATGGCAATGCCTTGGCTACCTTGTCGATGGCCAAGGCGGCAGAAGGGGTCGGCGCTTTTCTTGCCACCACGGTCACAGCCCCGCTTCCCGAGATAGAGCAAGCCCTTGCCCGCATTGCCGATAGCGTTGCCCGCGGCATGCCGGGCGCCGAGCTGCTCGGCTGCTATCTGGAAGGGCCCTACTTCACGCCGGACAACAAGGGCGCCCACGATCAGGCACTGTTTCGGGAGCTGAATATTGCCGAGCTGACCCACCTGCAACAGCTGGCGCGCGGCACCCTGAAGGTGGTCGCGCTGGCACCGGAAAAGCCCAATGCCATCGCGGCCATTCACCATCTTGTCGCAAACGGTGTGCGGGTGATGCTGGGCCACTCGGCGGCGGATCACGACACCACCATGGCGGCGCTGGCGGCAGGTGCCTCCGGGCTGGTGCACTGCTTCAACGGCATGCGCGGCCTGCACCACCGCGAACCCGGCATGGTCGGTGCGGGGCTGGTGCAGCCCTCAGCCTGGCTTGAGCTGATCGCCGATGGCCATCATCTCCACCCGAGCGTGCTCAAGCTCTGTCACTGCTGCGCCGGCCAGCGCCTGCTCTTGGTCACCGATGCGATGCGCGCCGCCGGTATGCCCGACGGTCACTATCTGCTTGGCAACTATCGGGTCGAGATGAAAAACGGCGTGGTACGCACCGACACCGGCGGTCTGGCGGGCAGCACCCTCACCCTGCTTGGCGCCGTACGCAACATGGTACAGCTGGCGGATGTGCCGCTCGATGAAGCCATCGCAATGTCCTCGCTGGCACCAGCAAAGATGCTCGGCATTGCCGATCGCCTCGGTTCACTGGCAGTTGGCAAACAGGCCAACCTGCTCGCCCTCACCACTGAACTCAATCAACAACATATCTGGGTGGCTGGCCGGGAAATTGATCCCGCCCACTTTGACCCCCTTTTCTCAGGATCTCGCGTCAATCAGGACGCTCAGGAGTCACTATGTATCTGA
- the agaF gene encoding PTS galactosamine/N-acetylgalactosamine transporter subunit IIA, whose translation MLGIIICGHGGFASGLERAMLQILGEQDAVIAIDFPESSTTALLQAQCEAALAEVDKGDGVVFLTDLLGGTPFRVASTLSLHQPEREVITGTNLQLLLEMALERDGLSAREFRRQALDCGHRGLTSLADEMSKECQADAALVEEGI comes from the coding sequence ATGTTGGGCATCATCATTTGTGGTCATGGCGGTTTCGCCAGCGGTCTGGAGCGCGCCATGCTGCAGATCCTCGGCGAGCAGGACGCGGTTATCGCCATCGACTTTCCCGAGAGCTCCACCACCGCCCTGCTGCAGGCACAGTGCGAAGCGGCGCTGGCAGAGGTCGACAAGGGGGATGGCGTGGTCTTCCTGACCGACCTGCTCGGCGGCACCCCGTTTCGGGTCGCCTCAACCCTCTCACTGCACCAGCCAGAGCGGGAGGTTATTACCGGTACCAACCTGCAACTGCTGCTGGAGATGGCGCTGGAGCGCGATGGCCTCAGCGCCCGTGAATTCCGCCGGCAGGCCCTTGATTGTGGCCACCGGGGGCTCACCTCGCTGGCGGATGAGATGAGCAAAGAGTGTCAGGCAGATGCCGCTCTCGTCGAGGAGGGCATCTGA
- the agaE gene encoding PTS N-acetylgalactosamine transporter subunit IID — protein sequence MASNNTAARIISSAEPHNTRPQSDDTYEDQQLGAELTKQDINRFAWRSLLLQASFNYERMQASGWLYGLLPALQKIHTNPRDLSRAMKGHMGFFNTHPFLVTFVMGIVLAMERSKQNVNSIQSTKIAVGAPLGGIGDAMFWLTLLPICGGIGADLALQGSIMGAVVFFLLFNVVHFGLRFGLAHYAYRMGVAAIPVIKANTRKVGHAASIVGMTVIGALVATYVRLGTTLEITAGDAVVKLQADVLDKLMPAFLPLLYTLAMYALIRKGWSPLRLIVITVVLGIVGKFAGFL from the coding sequence ATGGCATCTAACAACACAGCTGCGCGGATCATCTCCAGCGCCGAACCGCACAATACCCGGCCACAATCCGACGACACCTATGAAGATCAGCAGCTTGGCGCCGAGCTGACCAAGCAGGATATCAACCGCTTTGCCTGGCGCTCCCTGCTGCTGCAGGCCTCCTTCAACTATGAGCGGATGCAGGCCTCCGGCTGGCTCTATGGGTTGCTGCCGGCACTGCAGAAGATCCACACCAATCCGCGGGATCTCTCCCGGGCCATGAAAGGGCACATGGGTTTCTTCAACACCCACCCCTTCCTGGTCACCTTCGTGATGGGGATCGTGCTGGCGATGGAGCGCTCCAAGCAGAACGTCAACAGCATCCAGAGCACCAAGATTGCCGTTGGTGCACCGCTCGGCGGGATCGGCGATGCCATGTTCTGGCTCACCCTGCTCCCCATCTGTGGCGGCATAGGGGCAGATCTGGCGCTGCAGGGCTCCATCATGGGTGCCGTGGTCTTCTTCCTGCTGTTCAACGTGGTCCACTTCGGCCTGCGTTTTGGTCTGGCGCACTACGCCTACCGCATGGGGGTGGCGGCGATTCCGGTCATCAAGGCCAATACCCGCAAGGTGGGGCATGCCGCCTCCATCGTCGGTATGACGGTGATCGGCGCACTGGTCGCCACCTATGTGCGCCTTGGCACCACGCTGGAAATTACTGCCGGTGATGCAGTCGTCAAACTGCAGGCTGATGTGCTCGACAAGCTGATGCCCGCCTTCCTGCCGCTGCTCTACACCCTGGCGATGTACGCCCTGATCCGCAAAGGCTGGAGCCCGCTGCGCCTCATCGTCATCACAGTGGTACTCGGTATCGTCGGCAAGTTCGCCGGTTTCCTCTAA
- the agaW gene encoding PTS N-acetylgalactosamine transporter subunit IIC, with protein MEISLLQGLLLGILAFFAGLDLFNGLTHFHRPVVLGPLVGLILGDLPTGILVGGTLELVWMGLAPLAGAQPPNVIIGTIVGATFAITTGVKPDVAVGVAVPFAVAVQMGITFLFSVMSGVMSRCDRMAEAADVRGIERVNYLALLALGTFYFLCAFLPTYFGAEHAKAAIDVLPARLIDGLGVAGGIMPAIGFAVLLKIMMKNVYIPYFILGFVAAAWLQLPVLAIAAAALAMALIDFMRTTTPQARPVQEETEDGI; from the coding sequence ATGGAAATCAGTTTGTTACAAGGTCTGCTGCTTGGCATCCTGGCGTTTTTCGCCGGACTCGACCTGTTCAACGGTCTGACCCACTTCCACCGTCCCGTGGTGCTGGGGCCGCTGGTTGGCCTCATCCTCGGCGACCTGCCTACCGGTATTCTGGTGGGCGGTACTCTGGAGCTGGTCTGGATGGGGTTGGCCCCGCTGGCGGGGGCGCAACCGCCCAACGTCATTATCGGCACCATAGTCGGCGCCACCTTCGCCATCACCACCGGGGTCAAGCCGGATGTGGCGGTAGGGGTTGCCGTTCCCTTCGCCGTTGCCGTGCAGATGGGGATCACCTTCCTCTTCTCGGTGATGTCGGGGGTGATGTCCCGCTGCGATCGCATGGCCGAAGCGGCTGACGTGCGCGGTATCGAGCGGGTCAACTACCTGGCACTGCTGGCGCTGGGCACTTTCTACTTCCTCTGTGCCTTCCTGCCCACCTACTTCGGGGCCGAACATGCCAAGGCGGCCATCGACGTGCTACCTGCCCGCCTCATCGACGGCCTCGGCGTTGCTGGCGGCATCATGCCCGCCATCGGTTTTGCCGTGCTGCTCAAGATCATGATGAAGAACGTCTATATCCCCTACTTCATCCTCGGTTTCGTCGCTGCCGCCTGGCTCCAGTTGCCGGTGCTGGCCATCGCCGCCGCCGCGCTGGCCATGGCCCTGATCGACTTCATGCGTACCACCACCCCGCAAGCTCGTCCTGTTCAGGAGGAAACCGAAGATGGCATCTAA
- the agaV gene encoding PTS N-acetylgalactosamine transporter subunit IIB, protein MPNIVLSRIDERLIHGQVGVQWVGFAGANLVLVANDEVAEDPIQQNLMEMVLAEGIAVRFWPLQKVIDNIHKAADRQKILLVCKNPTDFNTLVQGGVPISRINVGNMHYADGKRQIHKTVSVDEQDITAFRALRDARVECYVQGVPTEPAQDIFNLL, encoded by the coding sequence ATGCCCAATATCGTATTGAGCCGGATCGATGAGCGTCTGATCCACGGTCAGGTCGGCGTCCAGTGGGTCGGCTTTGCCGGTGCCAATCTGGTGCTGGTCGCCAACGACGAGGTGGCAGAGGACCCCATCCAGCAGAACCTGATGGAGATGGTGCTGGCCGAAGGCATTGCGGTGCGGTTCTGGCCGCTCCAGAAGGTGATCGACAACATCCACAAGGCGGCAGATCGCCAGAAGATCCTGCTGGTCTGCAAAAACCCGACCGATTTCAACACCCTGGTTCAGGGAGGTGTCCCCATCTCCCGGATCAACGTCGGCAACATGCATTACGCCGACGGCAAGCGTCAAATCCACAAGACCGTATCCGTGGACGAACAGGACATCACCGCATTTCGCGCCCTGCGGGACGCCCGTGTCGAGTGCTATGTCCAGGGCGTGCCGACCGAACCGGCACAGGACATTTTCAATTTGCTCTGA
- a CDS encoding SIS domain-containing protein, whose product MILGYPEEMLRSANGLATAREIRQQPATWRETLAMVEECRPALTRFLAPLLARQELRIILTGAGTSAFAGRALAPYLSAHLHARVEAIATTDIVTDPAEYLAEDCPTLLISFARSGNSPESVAAVELASQLLSHCHHLVLTCNGEGALYRRCQQDAHSLALLMPPQTNDRSFAMTSSLTSMMLSCLALFLPERFNRQHCEQLVATSDAILEQVVQRVPAWNEPLPERVIYLGSGSLQGVAQEAALKLLELTAGRLVAMFDSPTGFRHGPKSVVNEQTLIVLLISNDPYTRQYDLDLLRELRSDDKAARVVAIADQRHPAIEEGEYIYLPATLHGDDAQLAFCYLLYAQYYAFHTSLGLGISPDNPCPTGQVNRVVQGVNIYPFHQEGVL is encoded by the coding sequence ATGATCCTTGGTTATCCAGAAGAGATGTTGCGCAGTGCCAATGGCCTGGCGACTGCCCGTGAAATTCGCCAGCAACCCGCCACCTGGCGCGAGACCCTCGCCATGGTCGAGGAGTGCCGTCCAGCATTGACCCGTTTTCTGGCCCCCCTGCTCGCCCGGCAAGAGCTGCGCATTATCCTGACCGGGGCTGGCACCTCCGCCTTTGCCGGTCGGGCGCTCGCCCCCTATCTCTCGGCCCACCTGCATGCCCGGGTCGAGGCGATCGCCACCACGGATATCGTCACCGATCCGGCCGAGTATCTGGCCGAAGATTGCCCGACCCTGCTTATCTCCTTTGCTCGCTCCGGCAACAGCCCCGAGAGCGTGGCGGCGGTCGAACTGGCCAGCCAGCTGCTCAGCCACTGCCACCATCTAGTGCTGACCTGCAACGGTGAAGGGGCGCTCTATCGCCGCTGCCAGCAAGATGCCCACTCTCTGGCCCTGCTGATGCCGCCCCAGACCAATGATCGCAGCTTCGCCATGACCAGCAGCCTGACCAGCATGATGCTGAGCTGTCTGGCTCTCTTTCTGCCAGAGCGGTTCAACCGCCAGCACTGCGAGCAGCTGGTCGCTACCAGCGACGCTATTCTGGAGCAGGTTGTGCAGCGCGTACCGGCCTGGAACGAGCCGTTGCCCGAGCGGGTCATCTATCTTGGCAGCGGCAGTCTGCAAGGGGTGGCGCAAGAGGCGGCACTCAAGCTGCTGGAGCTGACAGCCGGCCGTCTGGTCGCCATGTTCGACTCCCCCACCGGCTTTCGCCACGGTCCGAAATCGGTCGTCAACGAACAGACGCTCATCGTGCTGCTCATCTCCAACGACCCTTACACCCGGCAATACGATCTGGATCTGCTGCGCGAGCTGCGAAGCGATGACAAGGCCGCCCGGGTGGTCGCCATCGCCGACCAGCGCCATCCCGCCATCGAGGAGGGGGAGTACATCTATTTGCCCGCCACCCTGCATGGCGACGATGCCCAGCTCGCCTTCTGCTACCTGCTCTATGCCCAGTACTACGCCTTCCATACCTCGCTGGGACTGGGGATCAGCCCGGACAATCCCTGCCCCACCGGTCAGGTCAACCGGGTCGTACAGGGGGTCAATATCTATCCGTTCCACCAAGAAGGAGTGCTGTGA
- the kbaZ gene encoding tagatose-bisphosphate aldolase subunit KbaZ: protein MKSMLALVERHKQGEQTGIYAVCSAHPLVLEAALRLAAEGDELLLVEATSNQVDQFGGYTGMTPADFRDRLYELAAQCHFPAQRLILGGDHLGPNRWQGEPAEQAMAHARDLIASYVAAGFKKIHLDCSMSCQGDPVPLTDELVAERAARLAQIAEQTCLATFGESDLVYVIGTEVPVPGGAHEDLAELAVTTPEAARHTLEAHQQAFNKAGLAHIWPRVIGLVVQPGVEFDHTRVIDYRPEKAAPLSRMIEAYPHMVFEAHSTDYQTPEAYRQLVRDHFAILKVGPALTFALREALFALAAIEEELVVAKACSGLRKVMEETMLERPDFWRSHYQGSANECRLARGYSYSDRIRYYWPDSRVDECYARLLANLAAEPIPLPLLSQHLPLQYRKVRHGSLSANPHDLILDQVQEVLRHYASACTAASRRHSQLDPVV from the coding sequence ATGAAATCCATGCTGGCACTAGTCGAAAGACACAAACAGGGAGAACAGACCGGGATCTACGCCGTCTGCTCCGCTCACCCGCTGGTGCTGGAGGCCGCGCTGCGGCTGGCCGCCGAAGGGGATGAGCTGCTGCTGGTCGAGGCCACATCCAATCAGGTGGATCAGTTTGGCGGCTATACCGGCATGACCCCCGCCGACTTTCGCGATCGCCTCTACGAGCTGGCGGCACAGTGTCACTTTCCGGCGCAGCGCCTCATTCTGGGGGGCGACCATCTGGGCCCCAACCGCTGGCAGGGGGAACCGGCCGAGCAGGCCATGGCCCATGCCAGGGATCTCATCGCCAGCTATGTCGCTGCCGGGTTCAAGAAGATCCACCTCGACTGCAGCATGTCCTGTCAGGGCGATCCCGTTCCCCTGACCGATGAGCTGGTCGCAGAGCGAGCCGCACGGCTGGCGCAGATCGCCGAGCAAACCTGTCTGGCCACTTTTGGCGAGAGCGATCTGGTCTATGTGATTGGCACCGAGGTGCCGGTGCCGGGCGGTGCCCATGAAGATCTTGCCGAGTTGGCGGTCACCACGCCGGAGGCGGCACGCCACACCCTCGAGGCCCATCAACAGGCCTTCAACAAGGCGGGGCTGGCCCATATCTGGCCGAGGGTGATCGGTCTGGTGGTGCAACCCGGCGTCGAGTTTGACCATACCCGCGTCATCGATTACCGGCCCGAAAAAGCGGCCCCTCTTAGCCGGATGATCGAAGCCTATCCCCACATGGTGTTCGAGGCCCACTCCACCGATTACCAGACTCCCGAGGCCTACCGCCAGCTGGTACGCGACCACTTTGCCATTCTCAAGGTCGGCCCTGCCCTCACCTTCGCCCTGCGCGAAGCGCTGTTTGCCCTTGCCGCCATCGAGGAGGAGCTGGTGGTGGCCAAGGCCTGTTCAGGTCTGCGCAAGGTGATGGAAGAGACCATGCTGGAGCGCCCCGACTTCTGGCGCAGCCACTATCAGGGCAGTGCCAACGAGTGCCGGCTGGCCCGTGGTTACAGCTATTCGGATCGCATTCGCTACTACTGGCCCGATAGCCGGGTCGATGAGTGCTACGCCAGATTGCTGGCCAATCTGGCGGCGGAGCCCATCCCGCTCCCCCTGCTGAGCCAGCATCTGCCCTTGCAGTATCGCAAGGTACGTCATGGCTCGCTCTCGGCCAATCCCCATGACCTCATTCTCGATCAGGTGCAGGAGGTGCTGCGGCACTACGCCAGCGCCTGCACTGCGGCCTCTCGCCGCCATTCCCAGCTCGACCCCGTTGTATAA
- a CDS encoding DeoR family transcriptional regulator, whose product MQTSEKGALGTSERRERIIQQLRSNGSVQVNELASHYQVSTVTIRNDLAFLEKQGVAVRAYGGALLCEPGQTVPERTIADKSVLNTPVKQRIGALAATLVPSGCRLILDSGTTTLEVARHLKGHQEILVMTNGMNVANELLEAEGVELLMTGGHLRRKSLSFYGAQAEQSLQNYHFDMLFLGVDGIDLERGVSTHHEDEARLNRCMCQVAERIVVVTDSTKFGRRSLHKIIDTLRIHTLITDDAVPADILSGLRNAGIEVLLVPADGSKGQEKQRQYNPVQSAISG is encoded by the coding sequence ATGCAAACAAGCGAAAAAGGTGCGCTCGGAACCAGCGAGCGGCGGGAGCGGATTATTCAGCAGCTGCGCAGCAATGGCAGCGTTCAGGTCAACGAGCTGGCGAGTCACTATCAGGTCTCTACCGTGACCATCCGCAACGATCTGGCCTTTCTGGAGAAGCAGGGGGTGGCCGTGCGCGCTTATGGCGGCGCCCTGCTGTGCGAGCCTGGCCAGACGGTGCCGGAGCGCACTATTGCCGACAAGAGTGTGCTCAATACCCCGGTGAAACAGCGGATAGGTGCGCTGGCGGCGACCCTGGTGCCCTCCGGTTGTCGCCTTATCCTCGATTCGGGGACGACAACACTGGAGGTGGCGCGTCATCTGAAGGGACATCAGGAGATCCTGGTGATGACCAACGGTATGAATGTGGCGAATGAACTGCTCGAAGCAGAGGGGGTGGAGCTGCTGATGACGGGCGGACATCTGCGCCGCAAGTCGCTCTCCTTCTACGGTGCGCAAGCGGAGCAGTCCCTGCAAAACTACCACTTTGACATGCTGTTTCTCGGGGTGGATGGCATCGATCTGGAGCGCGGCGTCAGCACCCATCATGAGGACGAGGCGCGCCTTAACCGCTGCATGTGTCAGGTGGCCGAGCGGATTGTGGTGGTCACCGACTCCACCAAGTTTGGCCGGCGCAGTCTGCACAAGATCATCGATACCTTGCGTATTCACACCCTGATCACCGACGATGCCGTGCCTGCCGATATCCTTTCCGGCCTGCGCAATGCCGGTATCGAAGTGCTGTTGGTACCAGCCGATGGCAGCAAGGGGCAGGAGAAGCAGCGGCAATATAATCCAGTGCAATCAGCTATAAGCGGTTGA
- the cysQ gene encoding 3'(2'),5'-bisphosphate nucleotidase CysQ: MYHPDITELEPVARAAGAAIMAIYSQPFAVEYKSDESPLTAADKGAHEVIVQGLARLTPDIPVLSEESGPEVMAARHGWSRYWLVDPLDGTKEFVSRNGEFTVNIALIEEGAPRWGLVYAPVLDKLWYGGKGVGAWRIADGKRESIQTRAHREGEAWRVVGSRNHLSQETLDFLAPFGEIELVSMGSSLKFCIIAEGGAELYPRLAPTCEWDTGAAQAVLEGAGGSVTQLDGSSLAYNKPDILNPWFVARA, encoded by the coding sequence ATGTACCACCCCGATATCACCGAACTTGAACCTGTCGCCCGCGCGGCGGGAGCGGCCATCATGGCCATCTACAGCCAGCCCTTCGCGGTGGAGTACAAGAGCGACGAGAGCCCGCTGACCGCGGCTGACAAGGGGGCTCATGAGGTGATCGTTCAGGGGTTGGCACGGCTGACACCCGACATCCCTGTATTGTCCGAGGAGTCGGGGCCCGAGGTGATGGCGGCGCGCCACGGCTGGTCACGCTACTGGCTGGTGGATCCCCTCGATGGCACCAAGGAGTTTGTCTCCCGCAACGGCGAGTTCACCGTCAATATCGCGCTGATTGAAGAGGGGGCGCCGCGCTGGGGGCTGGTTTATGCGCCGGTGCTGGACAAGCTCTGGTATGGCGGCAAAGGAGTTGGCGCCTGGCGCATCGCCGATGGCAAGCGCGAGTCCATCCAGACCCGGGCTCATCGTGAAGGAGAGGCGTGGCGAGTGGTGGGCAGTCGCAACCACCTGTCGCAGGAGACCCTCGATTTCTTGGCTCCTTTTGGCGAGATCGAGCTGGTCTCCATGGGCAGCTCCCTCAAGTTCTGCATCATCGCCGAGGGGGGCGCCGAGCTCTATCCGCGCCTCGCTCCTACCTGCGAGTGGGATACTGGTGCGGCGCAGGCGGTGCTGGAGGGGGCGGGGGGCAGCGTCACCCAGCTCGATGGCTCATCCCTTGCCTACAACAAGCCCGATATCCTCAATCCCTGGTTTGTCGCCAGAGCGTGA